A part of Cotesia glomerata isolate CgM1 linkage group LG4, MPM_Cglom_v2.3, whole genome shotgun sequence genomic DNA contains:
- the LOC123264236 gene encoding transmembrane inner ear expressed protein, whose protein sequence is MPAEISVTSSSLIPCSPEQKSVQLDNSTDIEIQWLEKTIFAGLKAWQLAGIILSILLMMIIVLCCCVKFRVPRTKQNIEADYVRKRITKSFGKELTKINNNDMDKIDLRKALERVQADLETDKNEPGEENNEQKKKKFLNFTSIFHIF, encoded by the exons ATGCCAGCTGAAATTTCTGTGACTTCATCTTCGCTCATACCATGTTCTCCTGAACAAAAATCAGTGCAATTAGATAATTCTACGGATATCGAAATACAGTGGctagaaaaaacaattttcgcCGGTCTCAAAGCTTGGCAACTAGCTGGTATCATTTTATCAATACTTTTGATGATGATTATTGTTCTTTGTTGCTGTGTAAAATTTCGCGTGCCAAGAACCAAGCAGAATATTGAAGCTGATTATGTCCGTAAAAGAATTACCAAAAGTTTTGGAAAGGAATTGACGAAGATTAATAACAACGATATGGACAAAATAGATCTTAGAAAAG CATTGGAACGAGTTCAAGCCGATCTTGAAACGGACAAAAACGAGCCAGGCGAAGAAAATAATGaacaaaaaaagaagaaatttctaaattttacttcaatttttcatattttctga